The genomic window GGCACATATATATGTTAACAAGAAAAATCGTAAATTAGAAGTTAATTTTTACCATGTCATAGTCCAAGTATCTTTCCACCCTTCGTTCGATGGTGCTATTTTCAATGGTGTCATATGCAGCATATAGATCCTCCATTTTAATGTCATTATCACCATCCCGCTTCAGAAGGGTGGAGACATAAGTAGTCTCCAGGTAGACCGTACCACCGAACCTACACTGCAGATGCTCTTGAGTCCTTAATAAGCAAATGTGCGCATTTATGACCTGTACTTGCAAGTTAACAACAACGATTAGATAACAGAAGtaaatatttgtacatatatTTGCTTTTAATAGATGTACTTATTACCTCGTCATTCAAGAATGCACTCGGCTGAAAAAGGCATTCCAAATGCCTCCTGTCTACGAGAGCATCATCGATGAGCACAAGTACTTCTTTTCCAGGTAAAGAATGCGTGTTTTTAATGGGTAGAATAATGTCAAGATCATTTTGGGTGCAAATATAATCTGCAAAAAATCAAATGCATAAGGGACTAATGTAGCAAATAAAAAAGGACACAAAATATAGTGGAAATAAGTACCCTGCGGGATAATTCCAGTCGATAGAGCCTTCTTGGGTTTGTTATGCAGCGACATAACTCTAGTTACAGTCCCGTTTCCTGTACAAGCCCTTGACGATGAAATGCATGAAAAGACATAAGATGAGAGTTATATAGGAGAATGTCTGCATGTGactctcaagtctcaacacCTCTACAAGAAGTAAGCTAACAGAAAGTTCAGAGATAACTTCAATTTGAAAATTAGCGAGCGAAAATAGTTAACATCAAACAATAATACTATCTAAGAACAAtgcaccaaacaatagctaacatctatgaaaaatatactaaaagatagtacacgccGCCATGAACGCAaaaatcgcttaaatcggagctagaacgagaaagttacgctaaaagcAAGTTCAGGGttaaatttgaaaaagaaaaatgacatAGTTTGATTAAAACAGCAAGGAcagggttttttttcaaaaacataGGGATCTATTTGTAAATAAACAAAAGTATAAGGGTTCAACTGTAAGAAGATAGGGACTTTTTTGTAAATACATGAAAGAtcaggggctaaagtgcaaaaataCCAATTTTCCCGATTTAAAATAAATCTGAATTGACTAGGTAAAAACTCTGCTGACATGGTGTGACACGTCGACATTGTGGCTGATGTGGCGATGGTGTGGACGATGACGTGACGCTGGGTGGCGGCTGACTGGATTATGAATCCACGTGTCATATCGTGATTGGGTGGCGAAGGGGTAGTTAGATCTAATCTCGGCCACGGGTTTTAGATCCAACGGCCGGGAGAGAGAGGGCGGCCAGAGAAGGAGATGACCGGCGGCAGAGTGCTCGGGCACGACGGCGCATGGTCGAAGGCTCGGCGGATCGCCGCTCCGTCTTGCCGGCGACGACGGGAAGCGGCAGAAAAGCATCACGGAGGGGCGGCAGACCACCTAGGGCGTCGGCGACTTCGGGAAGGCGGCGGAACGTGCTGGCGATGGAAGTGGCGGCGGTGGCTTTCAGTTCCTCATCGGCAGCAGTGCTCCGGTGGCCGAGATGCGAAGAAGAGCGCACCAACGTGCTCGGAGCGTgatggagaagctcaaggacgGCACGGCGATGGAAAAAGGTGGCTGCTTCGGCACGGCGTCGAAGCTCGGCCGAGCAACAATTGCGGCGGCTCGGTCTGGGGCGAAACAGATCGAGGGGAGGGGGCCCGGACCTATATAGGCGGGGATATCTCGTGGGGAGTTGGGATTAGGTCGGTTTTGTTAGGATTTGGGCTCGGGGAGGACGGCAATGTTCGTGGCCGGCTCGGACTCGAGGCGGCGCGGCATGCTCGGGTTGGAGATGGAGGAAGAGGACGGGCCCCACACGGCAATGACGCGCGACGCGAAGGCGGAGGGAGCTCGGGCGCCTTTGGAGTGGGCTGGCAGAGGCGGCAGCAGGCACTCGCGCGGGAGctgggcctggccttcggcCGGCCCAGTCGGGGAGGTGGGAtgagaagggaggagggagcGAGCTCGGCCCAAGAGGAGAAAAGAAACGGGCCGtaaggaaaaggaagaaaaaaaggaaaagcaaaGGGGATTTGACCCaaggaaggaaaaagagaaTTCTCTTTTATGGAAgcattttcaaacttttccaaaaattcAAACGAACGTGCCTCgatattttcaaaattttattttacacACAATAAAACACTAAtttatttttccaaaaattaGCAAGTATTTTAGTACCTCTGTAATAAGTGAATGTTGTCTTTATATTCTcatattaattgaaaaagaaaCTGTAACTACGAGGATGTTGCAggaatgatatcatccatgcaCTGTATTGATTTATATGCTTTACTCGGGCCCACTAAGCAGAAGCCCTCTTCCACTTGCTAATGATTATTTTGTTGGGGATTTAGATAGACAgagccccctccccccccccccccccccctctgattggtTTACTCGTGTAAGTAGTTAACTTTCCCGGTAATGCTGAGAACCACCACCGAATGGTGCATGGACCGCTACCCGCCTGCTTGCTTGCCCATCCCCTTGTACCTGGCACCTAGTGTTGTACAATGTTTTGCTGTTTGCCTCGAATGCACTTTGTTGGTTTTGTGTACTGGTACTCCGGATACATATGCATCGGTAAAGAACTAAAAGATCCATACCATGCATTGAAGGTCAACTACAACTATACTGAAGCAGCATATTGTCAAAAGAATAGAACAGAAAGCACCTTGCAAGTTCTAGTAGAAATCTACAACATGTTTCAGTATTACAGTATGGATGCTGTTCTTTTAGCACTATGTTTTCGGATGGGGTTCTGTTGTATTCCAGTAGTCTGATACTGATGGTAGTATGGTACCAGAATTGGACCAGGAAATCTTCAAACATGACAGGACCTGTCATGTTGTTCCTACCATTGTAGATTGGAACAAGGGTGGGTATTAAGGCTAAACTTCTTTACCCCCATGCCAGAGTGGTTCTGCATAATGTGGTCAACTCTATTGATAAAATCCCTTGTTATTTCATCTTTTTTAGATGTACCATACTTTATGCGTAGTGAGTAGTGAGTCAGTAGAAAGGATGAGCTCTGGATAGCATCTCCAAGAATGCAGAAAACCACAAGACACACAGGCTGCCTGAGCGGCATCTTGCATTGGCATGAGAGCGTGTATATGATGAAGGATATACTTTGGATGTGAATATGCAAATATAGAAGCAGGTAACCGTTCAATGTACTTACTGAAAAAATATCAAGTACAGTAGCCAATCTTCCAAATCAGCAAACTTTGTCAGAAGCAAACTACTAAACAGACAACTGAACTCTGGTAAACAAATGCTCGAAATTCCAAACATGAAtttgtttgtaatttttcattaCCGGCCAAACGTGCTGGTATGAGTTGCCATCACTCTTCCACATCAAATTGGTGACCTTCTGCAGCATACTCATCTCCTCCTCAGGGGCCACGGCGGCGCTAGCAAGCGACAGCGAGAACCCCCTGTCGGTGGCGACTGCGTGCCACCTCCTCCCCATTTGTACCACCGCGCCGCTCTACTACTCCCAAAGAGTAAAAGAATCCAAGCAAGATTCAACTTTTCCTTGGTGCGGGAGCCTCTGGAACCACAATTAAGCATGACGGAAAAAGATtataacaacaaaaaaaatagttgtagtaATAATGGTTTCTGTTAACGCATGAAATGCTTCTGTAGGTTGGGAATTGGTCCAGATGGTTGACAGATACGTTTTGCATGGACGCTGCTGAATCTGAAAATGATGGTCAAGATGCAGAAGATAATGGTGATGACAGAATAGATTCAGCTGAATCAGATTGTTTTAAGCTACTCAATGAGTTGAGTGATCTTCTGATGCTCCCAAAGGACATGCTTATCGAAAAATCCATCAGGAAAGAGGTAAGTGTTGACGCTTTCTCACAAGTCCTAATTTGTATTCTGCTACGGTGTTATTATTTTCTCTTCAATGTAACCATCAACGTGCTGTAGTTAAAATTTTGACCTTCCTGTTTTTTGTCAGGTCTGCCCTTCTATTGGCCTTCCATTAGTAACAAGAATACTCTGCAACTTCACTCCTGATGAGTTCTGCCCTGATCCTGTTCCTGGCATGGTTCTGGAGGAACTGAATTCTGAGGTATGTTTTCTCTTTGCTAAAATTGATTGTCTGAGATGTAGCGCTATAAAACACAAACATCATCTTGCTGACAGTTTGCTACATACGAAGAATCGAATATACTTATATACCAAATCAATTGATGTTGTATCTAATGTCGCGCAGAGCTTGCTGGAGCGCTCTATCATTTTTTTACTTTCTGTTAACAAATTACAGACTATTTTTGAACTGCGCACAGCCTATGGACATCCCCATTTTCTGTTGGTAAAACAGAAACAAGTCCTATAACCAATAACCATCCCCACATAAGGAGGGGACATAATCACAATTCGAAACACATCGACCCCAGATCTAACTTGGACCTGATGGTGTTTTTTGAATGTCAGATAGACAAACAAATTCCTATAGTCGAAAATGCGCTAGCAAAGATGATTAATTTTCCACTTGCAGTTAAAAAGTATAATCACTATTAGTATCAGGATTCCATCTCATACCTCTGGAAGCTGGGCCTGTGATCCCATTATTTTGTCACACTTGTAGATTCATGCCACACCATATGTATGGCATGAAATAGCTCGTCGTTGGGCTTTCTGGTCCTGTCATGTGTATGGTGTGGCATGAATCTACAATGGCCCCTGTATGGTGTAGACAGGATCTAGATTGGAACAAGGGTGGGTATTAAGGCTCTACTTCTTCACCTCCATCCAACCATTGTAGATTCATACCACACCATACACATGACAAGGCCAGAAAGCCCAGAACCAGCTTGCATTGTCAACCAACGACAAGCCATTTCAAACTTTCTCGCAAAAAGATTGATCATGAGACAATTATGTAGCATTCATTGGAAAAAGGAATAACATAGTACCATAATTCAAAACTTGACAGGAAATAGAGGTATCCAGACAAAGCAAACTCCAAACTTTGACACCCAGTTCTTAACTATAATAGAGCAAAGTGCATTAGACAACTCCCAACAAGTAGAACCCTTTACTCCTCAAACATACTAAGCTTCTACTGTATCATCAGGGGCATCAAGCATAAAACCCTTATTCTGACTCACAAGTTGCAGAGGCTCACAAGTTGCAGCTACGGGAATGAATAAAACGTTTATTCTACCTAGTGGACCCAACACTAACAATTCTGACTACTGGTTCATGATTTGAACGTGTTGGTTGATATTACCATTCTCTCTGTTCGCCAATATCACTTGAACTTGATGACGAATCTGCCTCAACACCTGCTGCTTGTTAATCAAAATCTCACATAGATCTGCAATGACACATTTacaagaaaaattagaaaataacaCATTATAGATCGAGTCATGTGAATGGTAGGATTCCTCATCCTCTAGCTCCTTCGCTTGGGCAATAGTAGGCTGGAAAATGAGATGGCTCGCATAGGTGGTCGCCacgccacctgaggatggattaaattatataaaatcgAAATGAATATTGATATAGATGAAACTTTTCCAATCTAATATGAATTGGAATTCTATTTTACCGATATTCCTATTTATCTTTACAAATGTGGCGGCCAAACAATGGAGCTCGGCCTCGGCCCTTCTGAAACGTGTGATATGGCGTGCAATGTGCATGTCCCATACACGCAGAAAAACAACCTCAAACCTGTTATTAATGTTTAACTGTAGCTAAGAAATACAGGATCCTGAACTTGTCTACATT from Phragmites australis chromosome 14, lpPhrAust1.1, whole genome shotgun sequence includes these protein-coding regions:
- the LOC133890373 gene encoding uncharacterized protein LOC133890373, producing MDAAESENDGQDAEDNGDDRIDSAESDCFKLLNELSDLLMLPKDMLIEKSIRKEVCPSIGLPLVTRILCNFTPDEFCPDPVPGMVLEELNSEIDKQIPIVENALAKMINFPLAVKKYNHY